In Nitrospinaceae bacterium, a single window of DNA contains:
- a CDS encoding phosphate transporter, whose product MDLNSILLFSAILACVYMACNIGANDVANAMGTSVGSKALTFKQAILVAAVAEFAGAFLVGGHVSDTIRKGMLDPAIFQDAPLHLVYGMISALIAAAVWLHIASSLGWPVSTTHSIVGAVVGFGIVAGGWDALNWVKVGKVVLSWIFSPAVGALVSFLLFRFLSRKIFNTRNPLQHTKEILPFLVFLVFVILSQSMVYKGLKNLRLDLQFSQAAMISIAVGFIAFFVAKLLVPRDKEPTGENLQAQFVSTEGIFRYLQIITAFYVAFAHGSNDVANAVGPLAAVVSILKEGSVHMQVEMPLWILGLGGACIVIGLLIWGRRVMQTIGKKITEMTPSRGFCAEFGAATVVLVCSKLGLPISTTHTLVGSVVGVGLARGLPTLNLSIIKTIFVSWAATIPFTALFSIIFFKIMLFLFG is encoded by the coding sequence TTGGATTTAAATAGCATACTTCTTTTTTCGGCTATTTTGGCCTGTGTGTACATGGCCTGTAATATCGGAGCCAACGATGTTGCCAATGCCATGGGGACCAGTGTCGGCTCAAAAGCTCTCACCTTCAAACAGGCTATACTGGTTGCGGCGGTGGCGGAATTCGCGGGAGCGTTTTTGGTGGGGGGGCATGTTTCCGATACCATACGTAAAGGCATGCTGGACCCTGCGATTTTTCAGGATGCCCCGCTCCACCTTGTTTATGGAATGATTTCCGCCCTGATAGCCGCCGCGGTCTGGCTGCATATTGCGAGTTCTTTGGGTTGGCCGGTATCCACCACTCATTCCATCGTCGGGGCGGTGGTGGGATTTGGCATCGTCGCCGGAGGGTGGGATGCCTTAAACTGGGTCAAGGTCGGAAAAGTGGTGCTCAGTTGGATCTTTTCACCGGCGGTGGGAGCGTTGGTCTCTTTTCTTTTGTTTCGGTTTCTCTCGCGCAAGATTTTTAACACTCGCAACCCCCTGCAACACACGAAAGAAATTCTTCCCTTTCTGGTCTTTTTGGTGTTCGTTATTTTATCCCAGTCAATGGTCTACAAGGGGTTAAAAAATCTTCGTCTGGATCTGCAATTCAGTCAGGCCGCCATGATTTCCATTGCGGTCGGATTCATTGCCTTTTTTGTGGCCAAACTTTTGGTTCCCAGGGATAAGGAACCCACTGGAGAAAACTTACAAGCACAATTTGTGAGCACCGAAGGCATTTTTAGATATCTGCAGATCATCACCGCATTTTATGTGGCTTTTGCGCATGGATCCAACGATGTTGCGAATGCGGTGGGGCCGCTTGCGGCAGTGGTCTCGATCTTGAAAGAGGGATCCGTGCATATGCAGGTGGAGATGCCGCTATGGATTCTCGGCTTGGGAGGCGCCTGTATCGTGATTGGGTTGTTGATTTGGGGAAGGCGGGTGATGCAAACCATAGGTAAAAAAATCACCGAAATGACTCCGTCCCGGGGGTTTTGCGCAGAATTCGGGGCGGCAACGGTTGTTCTGGTTTGTTCCAAGCTGGGGCTGCCGATTTCAACAACTCACACCCTGGTGGGCTCCGTGGTTGGAGTTGGATTAGCGCGCGGGCTTCCTACCTTAAACCTGTCCATCATAAAAACAATTTTTGTTTCCTGGGCGGCAACCATTCCCTTCACAGCGCTTTTTTCCATCATCTTTTTCAAGATCATGCTTTTTCTGTTTGGATAG
- a CDS encoding TIGR00153 family protein — protein sequence MRSILSLFSKSPFRPLVSHIEKVRACVDQLKPLFAALEGHDYQAVMDISEVIIKFEHEADSIKDQIRQSLAHSVFLPVDKRDFMHLLSAQDDIADSVEDLAVLLRIKNIETPDQIKETLKNLVDHVINTAHMACDLICELDVLLEASFGGAEAEKVEKAASQLGTAEWEADRKQFLLAQQLYSLDDQIKTADLILWNEVVKNLGAVADKSEKIAKILRLFISN from the coding sequence ATGCGATCCATATTGTCGTTGTTTTCAAAATCTCCATTCAGACCCCTGGTGAGCCATATCGAGAAGGTCAGGGCGTGTGTGGACCAATTGAAACCTCTGTTTGCGGCCCTGGAAGGCCATGATTATCAGGCTGTGATGGACATTTCCGAGGTCATTATCAAATTTGAACACGAAGCGGATTCCATCAAGGATCAGATTCGGCAATCCTTAGCGCACAGTGTTTTTTTGCCGGTGGATAAACGCGATTTCATGCACCTCCTGTCCGCTCAGGATGATATTGCCGATTCGGTCGAGGACCTGGCCGTTCTTCTTCGCATCAAGAATATTGAAACTCCGGATCAGATAAAAGAGACGTTAAAAAATCTGGTGGATCATGTTATAAACACCGCCCATATGGCATGTGACCTCATCTGCGAATTGGATGTCCTGCTGGAGGCGTCGTTTGGAGGGGCTGAAGCGGAAAAGGTGGAGAAAGCGGCCTCGCAGTTGGGCACGGCTGAATGGGAAGCGGACCGCAAGCAATTTTTACTGGCACAGCAGTTGTATTCCCTGGACGATCAGATTAAAACGGCGGATTTAATCTTGTGGAATGAGGTTGTAAAAAATCTTGGCGCGGTGGCCGATAAATCGGAAAAAATCGCTAAAATCCTTCGTCTCTTCATTTCAAATTAA
- a CDS encoding MBL fold hydrolase yields the protein MNEQSRFYFKQLLCGSDIGKANSSARQMANFLYLLGDRETRECVVVDPAWDIDGILKIVEQEDMKLVGALVTHYHPDHVGGEIFGIEITGLAELLEKVSVPVYVNKHEAEGLRQVTGISVSDMRQLDGEDKVKVGAVEIACLHTPGHTPGSQCFRVKDTLVAGDTLFLQGCGRVDLPGGDSEELFRTLTQRLAKIQDEIVLYPGHNYGGKSHAPMGEVRENNAYLKINRLEDWLQVMGG from the coding sequence TTGAACGAGCAAAGTCGGTTTTATTTTAAACAATTGTTATGTGGGAGCGATATCGGCAAGGCCAATTCCTCGGCCAGGCAGATGGCAAATTTCCTGTATCTGCTGGGTGACCGGGAAACGCGGGAATGTGTGGTGGTGGATCCGGCCTGGGATATCGACGGTATTCTTAAAATTGTCGAACAAGAGGATATGAAGCTGGTTGGGGCGCTGGTGACTCATTACCATCCCGACCACGTCGGCGGCGAGATTTTTGGCATCGAGATCACCGGCCTTGCAGAATTGCTTGAAAAGGTATCCGTCCCCGTTTACGTGAACAAGCACGAAGCCGAAGGGTTGCGTCAGGTGACCGGAATCTCGGTTTCAGACATGCGTCAACTTGACGGCGAGGACAAGGTGAAGGTAGGCGCGGTGGAAATCGCCTGTCTGCACACACCGGGGCATACGCCGGGATCCCAATGTTTCAGGGTGAAAGATACTTTGGTTGCCGGGGATACGCTGTTTTTGCAGGGATGCGGTCGTGTCGACCTGCCTGGGGGTGACAGTGAAGAGTTGTTTCGGACGCTCACTCAGCGCCTGGCAAAAATCCAGGACGAGATCGTTCTCTATCCAGGGCACAATTATGGCGGGAAATCCCATGCACCGATGGGGGAAGTTCGGGAGAACAATGCTTACCTAAAAATCAACCGTCTTGAGGACTGGCTGCAGGTCATGGGGGGGTAA
- a CDS encoding endonuclease, whose protein sequence is MGHRIVGKIAEMHLLPEVRIKIEKNFNIKKLSDVANWADRVRKKRSQGPWHYCNIAASKSSYLRDRDCPEGECVVEKVKEFARVLKDRGPVEKETKESLMYLIHFVGDIHQPLHLGNARDRGGNKMARNFKGRETNLHALWDGGLIYLAGKSLVQYASDLNRRISQADKKTWNFSKVNDWANESRVLALDHAYPLDDSSSRELSKRYIEKSREIIDLRLSQAGVRLAGLLNGLLK, encoded by the coding sequence ATGGGGCACAGGATTGTGGGGAAGATTGCCGAAATGCACCTTTTGCCCGAGGTTAGAATCAAAATTGAGAAAAATTTTAACATAAAGAAACTTTCGGATGTTGCGAATTGGGCCGATCGTGTCCGGAAAAAAAGATCCCAGGGGCCCTGGCACTATTGCAATATTGCGGCATCGAAAAGCTCCTACCTAAGAGACCGGGATTGTCCTGAAGGCGAGTGTGTGGTTGAAAAAGTCAAGGAGTTCGCACGCGTTCTGAAGGACAGAGGGCCTGTTGAGAAAGAGACGAAAGAATCCTTGATGTATCTGATCCATTTTGTCGGAGATATTCATCAACCTCTGCATCTGGGTAATGCCCGGGACCGCGGAGGTAATAAAATGGCCCGGAATTTTAAAGGGCGGGAAACGAATTTGCATGCGTTATGGGATGGCGGCTTGATTTATCTGGCTGGAAAAAGTCTGGTACAATACGCCAGCGATTTGAATCGCCGTATATCGCAGGCGGACAAAAAAACCTGGAATTTTTCGAAAGTCAACGACTGGGCTAACGAATCCCGGGTGTTGGCTCTCGACCACGCTTATCCATTGGACGATTCCAGCTCTCGAGAATTGTCCAAAAGATACATTGAAAAGAGCCGGGAAATTATTGATTTGCGGTTGTCCCAAGCCGGGGTCCGTCTTGCGGGTTTGCTGAACGGGCTGTTGAAATAG
- a CDS encoding 1-acyl-sn-glycerol-3-phosphate acyltransferase translates to MKLLVLLFNTIKFWIIITLLSLILGIGALVAACVDPSGNLSHRISSLWARWLCQLNGIRVEIIGLENILQDRAQIFVANHQSFFDIFALSGYVPVQIRWVAKASLFKIPFVGWSMKAAGYISVDRSNRKKAYQSFLATIEKVKQGYSVVIFPEGTRSEDGTIGPFKKGSHLLAIRSKAPMVPLTLIGTGNIIRKNSPVIKPGPIKIVVSPPVYTDFPDTKEGESLLQDIRETILKTYAENTRKQQ, encoded by the coding sequence TTGAAATTATTGGTGTTGCTTTTTAATACGATCAAATTCTGGATTATCATCACCCTGCTTTCGCTCATCCTTGGAATCGGCGCCCTTGTGGCCGCCTGTGTGGACCCAAGCGGCAACCTGTCGCATCGAATTTCCAGCTTGTGGGCCCGTTGGCTTTGCCAGCTCAACGGCATTCGCGTGGAAATCATCGGCCTGGAAAATATTTTACAAGACCGCGCGCAAATCTTTGTTGCCAACCATCAAAGTTTTTTCGATATCTTTGCCCTTTCAGGCTATGTTCCCGTTCAAATCCGATGGGTGGCCAAGGCCAGCCTTTTTAAGATTCCTTTCGTGGGTTGGTCGATGAAAGCGGCAGGGTATATCAGCGTAGACCGGAGCAATAGGAAAAAAGCCTATCAATCCTTCCTGGCAACGATTGAGAAAGTAAAACAGGGATATTCGGTGGTGATATTTCCAGAAGGAACCCGGTCGGAGGACGGAACGATCGGGCCGTTCAAAAAAGGCAGTCATTTATTGGCCATTCGGTCCAAAGCGCCCATGGTTCCCTTGACCCTCATTGGAACGGGGAACATCATCAGAAAAAACAGCCCGGTCATAAAACCGGGCCCCATAAAAATCGTCGTTTCCCCTCCGGTCTATACGGATTTTCCAGACACCAAGGAAGGCGAAAGCCTACTGCAGGATATCCGGGAAACGATTTTGAAAACCTACGCGGAAAACACCCGGAAACAACAATAG
- the bcp_2 gene encoding putative peroxiredoxin bcp, whose protein sequence is MPDELEVGDRAPAFELPAVYGYKAGATSPSAEEKVIIKLKDFEDKKWVVLAFYAQDSSPEDTRLMIGFNEWNRKFKTREVEVLGCSWNGVNAHQQFIEVYQLGFTLLADEYKKATDSYGVIKEVDDLGTMVKVIERTTFVIDKTGMIRGVWRNIEDLRDHPREIWEFVQKEKK, encoded by the coding sequence ATGCCAGATGAACTCGAAGTCGGGGACCGCGCGCCGGCGTTTGAATTGCCTGCGGTTTATGGCTACAAAGCGGGGGCTACGAGTCCTTCCGCGGAAGAAAAAGTAATTATCAAACTGAAGGACTTTGAAGATAAAAAGTGGGTCGTGCTCGCGTTTTACGCGCAGGACAGCAGTCCTGAAGACACACGCCTCATGATCGGCTTCAATGAGTGGAACCGCAAATTCAAAACTCGCGAGGTCGAAGTTCTGGGGTGCAGCTGGAACGGAGTGAATGCGCATCAGCAGTTCATCGAGGTGTATCAACTGGGTTTCACTCTGCTGGCCGACGAGTACAAGAAGGCGACCGATTCCTATGGAGTCATCAAAGAGGTCGATGATTTGGGGACGATGGTCAAGGTGATCGAACGTACGACCTTCGTCATCGATAAAACCGGAATGATCCGCGGAGTGTGGCGCAATATTGAGGACCTTCGCGACCACCCGCGTGAGATTTGGGAATTTGTTCAGAAAGAAAAAAAATAG
- a CDS encoding glutaredoxin translates to MPGIEDQIKEEIASNKILIYGKGTKTAPQCGFTVETIQFFNKYGYPFEVVNVLENMDKREALNKMTNWPTLPKVFIDGKFYGDTDILDEMESKGEVEPLLKVAFGE, encoded by the coding sequence ATGCCGGGTATTGAAGATCAAATTAAAGAAGAAATCGCCAGCAATAAAATTCTTATTTATGGAAAAGGGACCAAGACGGCTCCGCAATGCGGATTCACGGTCGAGACCATTCAGTTTTTTAACAAATACGGATACCCCTTTGAAGTGGTCAATGTTCTGGAGAACATGGACAAACGGGAAGCTCTGAATAAAATGACCAACTGGCCGACATTGCCAAAGGTATTCATTGACGGCAAATTTTACGGGGACACCGATATCCTCGATGAGATGGAATCCAAGGGAGAAGTGGAGCCTTTGCTGAAAGTCGCTTTTGGCGAATAA
- a CDS encoding BolA family transcriptional regulator: MISIEDLVGLVTSKIPDAEVNVMDRTGMKDHFMIHVTSETFKDMDLMARHRAVQEILTPAMQDGRIHAAEIKTATPD; this comes from the coding sequence ATGATAAGTATTGAGGATTTAGTGGGGTTGGTCACAAGTAAGATCCCCGATGCAGAAGTCAATGTCATGGACCGGACAGGAATGAAGGATCATTTCATGATTCACGTGACATCGGAGACTTTTAAGGATATGGATCTGATGGCGCGGCACCGGGCGGTCCAGGAAATTTTGACTCCCGCAATGCAGGATGGAAGAATCCATGCCGCAGAAATCAAAACGGCCACTCCTGACTAG
- a CDS encoding iron-sulfur-binding protein, whose amino-acid sequence MATVSDFVKITPKACEEVKKLIAAEGKPEIGLRLGVKGGGCSGLSYELNFTPTEKGDTVLDFEGFKVFMDAKSMIYLKNMQLDYNDGLQGKGFVFSNPNATSTCGCGESFSIA is encoded by the coding sequence ATGGCCACAGTTTCGGACTTTGTAAAAATCACTCCCAAAGCCTGCGAAGAGGTCAAAAAGCTGATCGCAGCGGAAGGTAAACCCGAAATCGGACTGCGACTCGGGGTCAAAGGAGGCGGTTGCTCCGGGCTTTCCTACGAACTCAATTTCACTCCCACGGAAAAAGGCGATACCGTCCTTGACTTCGAGGGTTTCAAGGTGTTCATGGATGCAAAAAGCATGATCTACCTTAAGAATATGCAACTGGATTATAACGACGGGCTTCAGGGCAAGGGATTTGTTTTTTCCAATCCCAATGCGACCTCCACCTGTGGTTGCGGAGAATCATTTTCTATCGCTTGA